In Callospermophilus lateralis isolate mCalLat2 chromosome 19, mCalLat2.hap1, whole genome shotgun sequence, the following are encoded in one genomic region:
- the Metrn gene encoding meteorin isoform X2 yields MPPPALFCALCCGLLAVSARAGYSEDRCSWRGSGLTQEPGSVGQLTLACVEGAIEWLYPAGALRLTLGAPDFGTRPGITCLRPARPFAGAQVFAEREGGSLELLLTEGPGLAGGRCVHWGPRERRALFLQATPHRDISRRVAAFRFELREDRSPELPPQVHGLGLLLFGSQKATLGSHRRFLNAGACRPCSDEELLLAACTSDFVIRGTIHRVTHDMELQESVITVVATHILRQTLPLLGMGGPAGQGQAFIRTQLRCGVRPGPGTFLFMGWSRFGEAWLGCAPRVQEFTRAYTSAQAAHLHPCEVPYVGASARQVEHVLSLLRGRPGKMVDLGSGDGRIVLAAHRCGLRPAVGYELNPWLVGLSRLHAWRAGCAGSVRYLREDLWKVSLRDCRNVSVFLAPSVLPLLEDKLLVELPAGARVVSGRFPLPTWQPVAVIGEGLDRVWAYDVDIDVHHARPAATSCPILPTPGPGSALAPSLPNSQAD; encoded by the exons ATGCCGCCCCCGGCGCTGTTCTGTGCACTCTGCTGCGGCCTCCTGGCTGTGTCCGCGCGCGCCGGCTACTCAGAGGACCGCTGCAGCTGGAGGGGCAG CGGCCTGACGCAGGAGCCCGGCAGCGTGGGGCAGCTGACCTTGGCCTGTGTGGAGGGCGCCATCGAGTGGCTATACCCGGCTGGGGCGCTTCGCCTGACTCTGGGCGCTCCTGACTTTGGCACGAGGCCGGGCATCACCTGCTTGCGCCCAGCGCGGCCCTTCGCGGGCGCCCAGGTCTTCGCTGAACGGGAGGGCGGCTCCCTGGAGTTGCTGCTGACCGAGGGTCCAGGCCTGGCAGGGGGCCGCTGCGTGCACTGGGGTCCCCGCGAGCGCCGGGCCCTCTTCCTGCAGGCCACACCGCACCGCGACATCAGCCGCCGGGTGGCCGCCTTCCGCTTTGAGCTGCGTGAAGACCGAAGCCCAGAACTGCCTCCACAAGTCCACGGTCTTG GGCTCCTGCTCTTTGGGTCCCAGAAGGCCACTCTGGGAAGTCACAGAAGGTTCCTGAATGCTG GTGCCTGCAGGCCCTGCAGTGATGAGGAGCTCCTCCTGGCTGCATGCACCAGTGACTTTG TGATCCGCGGGACCATCCACAGGGTCACACATGACATGGAGCTGCAGGAGTCTGTCATCACTGTGGTGGCCACCCATATCCTCCGCCAGACACTGCCACTGTTGGGGATGGGGGGGCCTGCAGGCCAGGGGCAGGCCTTCATTCGAACCCAGCTGCGCTGTGGTGTCCGCCCTGGCCCAGGCACCTTCCTCTTCATGGGCTGGAGCCGCTTTGGTGAAGCCTGGCTGGGCTGTGCCCCTCGCGTCCAAGAATTCACCCGAGCCTACACATCTGCCCAGGCTGCCCACCTCCACCCCTGTGAG GTACCCTATGTAGGCGCCAGTGCACGGCAGGTTGAGCATGTGTTGTCGTTGCTGCGTGGTCGCCCGGGAAAAATGGTGGATCTGGGCTCTGGAGACGGCAGAATT GTGTTGGCGGCCCACAGGTGCGGTCTCCGCCCGGCTGTGGGCTACGAACTGAACCCGTGGCTTGTGGGGCTTTCGAGGTTGCATGCCTGGAGGGCCGGTTGTGCTGGCAGTGTCCGCTACCTTCGTGAGGATCTCTGGAAG GTGAGCCTGAGGGACTGCCGAAACGTGTCCGTGTTCCTGGCCCCCAGCGTG CTCCCCTTGCTGGAAGATAAACTGCTGGTGGAGCTGCCTGCTGGGGCTCGTGTTGTATCTGGACGCTTTCCCCTACCCACCTGGCAGCCTGTAGCTGTGATAGGTGAAGGCCTAGATCGGGTCTGGGCCTACGATGTTGACATAGACGTCCACCatgccagacctgctgccacatcCTGCCCCATCCTGCCCACCCCAGGACCTGGTTCTGCCTTGGCCCCTAGCCTCCCCAATTCTCAGGCTGActga
- the Metrn gene encoding meteorin isoform X4, protein MPPPALFCALCCGLLAVSARAGYSEDRCSWRGSGLTQEPGSVGQLTLACVEGAIEWLYPAGALRLTLGAPDFGTRPGITCLRPARPFAGAQVFAEREGGSLELLLTEGPGLAGGRCVHWGPRERRALFLQATPHRDISRRVAAFRFELREDRSPELPPQVHGLGACRPCSDEELLLAACTSDFVIRGTIHRVTHDMELQESVITVVATHILRQTLPLLGMGGPAGQGQAFIRTQLRCGVRPGPGTFLFMGWSRFGEAWLGCAPRVQEFTRAYTSAQAAHLHPCEVPYVGASARQVEHVLSLLRGRPGKMVDLGSGDGRIVLAAHRCGLRPAVGYELNPWLVGLSRLHAWRAGCAGSVRYLREDLWKVSLRDCRNVSVFLAPSVLPLLEDKLLVELPAGARVVSGRFPLPTWQPVAVIGEGLDRVWAYDVDIDVHHARPAATSCPILPTPGPGSALAPSLPNSQAD, encoded by the exons ATGCCGCCCCCGGCGCTGTTCTGTGCACTCTGCTGCGGCCTCCTGGCTGTGTCCGCGCGCGCCGGCTACTCAGAGGACCGCTGCAGCTGGAGGGGCAG CGGCCTGACGCAGGAGCCCGGCAGCGTGGGGCAGCTGACCTTGGCCTGTGTGGAGGGCGCCATCGAGTGGCTATACCCGGCTGGGGCGCTTCGCCTGACTCTGGGCGCTCCTGACTTTGGCACGAGGCCGGGCATCACCTGCTTGCGCCCAGCGCGGCCCTTCGCGGGCGCCCAGGTCTTCGCTGAACGGGAGGGCGGCTCCCTGGAGTTGCTGCTGACCGAGGGTCCAGGCCTGGCAGGGGGCCGCTGCGTGCACTGGGGTCCCCGCGAGCGCCGGGCCCTCTTCCTGCAGGCCACACCGCACCGCGACATCAGCCGCCGGGTGGCCGCCTTCCGCTTTGAGCTGCGTGAAGACCGAAGCCCAGAACTGCCTCCACAAGTCCACGGTCTTG GTGCCTGCAGGCCCTGCAGTGATGAGGAGCTCCTCCTGGCTGCATGCACCAGTGACTTTG TGATCCGCGGGACCATCCACAGGGTCACACATGACATGGAGCTGCAGGAGTCTGTCATCACTGTGGTGGCCACCCATATCCTCCGCCAGACACTGCCACTGTTGGGGATGGGGGGGCCTGCAGGCCAGGGGCAGGCCTTCATTCGAACCCAGCTGCGCTGTGGTGTCCGCCCTGGCCCAGGCACCTTCCTCTTCATGGGCTGGAGCCGCTTTGGTGAAGCCTGGCTGGGCTGTGCCCCTCGCGTCCAAGAATTCACCCGAGCCTACACATCTGCCCAGGCTGCCCACCTCCACCCCTGTGAG GTACCCTATGTAGGCGCCAGTGCACGGCAGGTTGAGCATGTGTTGTCGTTGCTGCGTGGTCGCCCGGGAAAAATGGTGGATCTGGGCTCTGGAGACGGCAGAATT GTGTTGGCGGCCCACAGGTGCGGTCTCCGCCCGGCTGTGGGCTACGAACTGAACCCGTGGCTTGTGGGGCTTTCGAGGTTGCATGCCTGGAGGGCCGGTTGTGCTGGCAGTGTCCGCTACCTTCGTGAGGATCTCTGGAAG GTGAGCCTGAGGGACTGCCGAAACGTGTCCGTGTTCCTGGCCCCCAGCGTG CTCCCCTTGCTGGAAGATAAACTGCTGGTGGAGCTGCCTGCTGGGGCTCGTGTTGTATCTGGACGCTTTCCCCTACCCACCTGGCAGCCTGTAGCTGTGATAGGTGAAGGCCTAGATCGGGTCTGGGCCTACGATGTTGACATAGACGTCCACCatgccagacctgctgccacatcCTGCCCCATCCTGCCCACCCCAGGACCTGGTTCTGCCTTGGCCCCTAGCCTCCCCAATTCTCAGGCTGActga
- the Metrn gene encoding meteorin isoform X1: MPPPALFCALCCGLLAVSARAGYSEDRCSWRGSGLTQEPGSVGQLTLACVEGAIEWLYPAGALRLTLGAPDFGTRPGITCLRPARPFAGAQVFAEREGGSLELLLTEGPGLAGGRCVHWGPRERRALFLQATPHRDISRRVAAFRFELREDRSPELPPQVHGLGEDGLLLFGSQKATLGSHRRFLNAGACRPCSDEELLLAACTSDFVIRGTIHRVTHDMELQESVITVVATHILRQTLPLLGMGGPAGQGQAFIRTQLRCGVRPGPGTFLFMGWSRFGEAWLGCAPRVQEFTRAYTSAQAAHLHPCEVPYVGASARQVEHVLSLLRGRPGKMVDLGSGDGRIVLAAHRCGLRPAVGYELNPWLVGLSRLHAWRAGCAGSVRYLREDLWKVSLRDCRNVSVFLAPSVLPLLEDKLLVELPAGARVVSGRFPLPTWQPVAVIGEGLDRVWAYDVDIDVHHARPAATSCPILPTPGPGSALAPSLPNSQAD; this comes from the exons ATGCCGCCCCCGGCGCTGTTCTGTGCACTCTGCTGCGGCCTCCTGGCTGTGTCCGCGCGCGCCGGCTACTCAGAGGACCGCTGCAGCTGGAGGGGCAG CGGCCTGACGCAGGAGCCCGGCAGCGTGGGGCAGCTGACCTTGGCCTGTGTGGAGGGCGCCATCGAGTGGCTATACCCGGCTGGGGCGCTTCGCCTGACTCTGGGCGCTCCTGACTTTGGCACGAGGCCGGGCATCACCTGCTTGCGCCCAGCGCGGCCCTTCGCGGGCGCCCAGGTCTTCGCTGAACGGGAGGGCGGCTCCCTGGAGTTGCTGCTGACCGAGGGTCCAGGCCTGGCAGGGGGCCGCTGCGTGCACTGGGGTCCCCGCGAGCGCCGGGCCCTCTTCCTGCAGGCCACACCGCACCGCGACATCAGCCGCCGGGTGGCCGCCTTCCGCTTTGAGCTGCGTGAAGACCGAAGCCCAGAACTGCCTCCACAAGTCCACGGTCTTGGTGAGGATG GGCTCCTGCTCTTTGGGTCCCAGAAGGCCACTCTGGGAAGTCACAGAAGGTTCCTGAATGCTG GTGCCTGCAGGCCCTGCAGTGATGAGGAGCTCCTCCTGGCTGCATGCACCAGTGACTTTG TGATCCGCGGGACCATCCACAGGGTCACACATGACATGGAGCTGCAGGAGTCTGTCATCACTGTGGTGGCCACCCATATCCTCCGCCAGACACTGCCACTGTTGGGGATGGGGGGGCCTGCAGGCCAGGGGCAGGCCTTCATTCGAACCCAGCTGCGCTGTGGTGTCCGCCCTGGCCCAGGCACCTTCCTCTTCATGGGCTGGAGCCGCTTTGGTGAAGCCTGGCTGGGCTGTGCCCCTCGCGTCCAAGAATTCACCCGAGCCTACACATCTGCCCAGGCTGCCCACCTCCACCCCTGTGAG GTACCCTATGTAGGCGCCAGTGCACGGCAGGTTGAGCATGTGTTGTCGTTGCTGCGTGGTCGCCCGGGAAAAATGGTGGATCTGGGCTCTGGAGACGGCAGAATT GTGTTGGCGGCCCACAGGTGCGGTCTCCGCCCGGCTGTGGGCTACGAACTGAACCCGTGGCTTGTGGGGCTTTCGAGGTTGCATGCCTGGAGGGCCGGTTGTGCTGGCAGTGTCCGCTACCTTCGTGAGGATCTCTGGAAG GTGAGCCTGAGGGACTGCCGAAACGTGTCCGTGTTCCTGGCCCCCAGCGTG CTCCCCTTGCTGGAAGATAAACTGCTGGTGGAGCTGCCTGCTGGGGCTCGTGTTGTATCTGGACGCTTTCCCCTACCCACCTGGCAGCCTGTAGCTGTGATAGGTGAAGGCCTAGATCGGGTCTGGGCCTACGATGTTGACATAGACGTCCACCatgccagacctgctgccacatcCTGCCCCATCCTGCCCACCCCAGGACCTGGTTCTGCCTTGGCCCCTAGCCTCCCCAATTCTCAGGCTGActga
- the Metrn gene encoding meteorin isoform X5, with the protein MPPPALFCALCCGLLAVSARAGYSEDRCSWRGSGLTQEPGSVGQLTLACVEGAIEWLYPAGALRLTLGAPDFGTRPGITCLRPARPFAGAQVFAEREGGSLELLLTEGPGLAGGRCVHWGPRERRALFLQATPHRDISRRVAAFRFELREDRSPELPPQVHGLGEDGLLLFGSQKATLGSHRRFLNAGACRPCSDEELLLAACTSDFVIRGTIHRVTHDMELQESVITVVATHILRQTLPLLGMGGPAGQGQAFIRTQLRCGVRPGPGTFLFMGWSRFGEAWLGCAPRVQEFTRAYTSAQAAHLHPCEVPYVGASARQVEHVLSLLRGRPGKMVDLGSGDGRIVLAAHRCGLRPAVGYELNPWLVGLSRLHAWRAGCAGSVRYLREDLWKVSLRDCRNVSVFLAPSVVGLSSPCWKINCWWSCLLGLVLYLDAFPYPPGSL; encoded by the exons ATGCCGCCCCCGGCGCTGTTCTGTGCACTCTGCTGCGGCCTCCTGGCTGTGTCCGCGCGCGCCGGCTACTCAGAGGACCGCTGCAGCTGGAGGGGCAG CGGCCTGACGCAGGAGCCCGGCAGCGTGGGGCAGCTGACCTTGGCCTGTGTGGAGGGCGCCATCGAGTGGCTATACCCGGCTGGGGCGCTTCGCCTGACTCTGGGCGCTCCTGACTTTGGCACGAGGCCGGGCATCACCTGCTTGCGCCCAGCGCGGCCCTTCGCGGGCGCCCAGGTCTTCGCTGAACGGGAGGGCGGCTCCCTGGAGTTGCTGCTGACCGAGGGTCCAGGCCTGGCAGGGGGCCGCTGCGTGCACTGGGGTCCCCGCGAGCGCCGGGCCCTCTTCCTGCAGGCCACACCGCACCGCGACATCAGCCGCCGGGTGGCCGCCTTCCGCTTTGAGCTGCGTGAAGACCGAAGCCCAGAACTGCCTCCACAAGTCCACGGTCTTGGTGAGGATG GGCTCCTGCTCTTTGGGTCCCAGAAGGCCACTCTGGGAAGTCACAGAAGGTTCCTGAATGCTG GTGCCTGCAGGCCCTGCAGTGATGAGGAGCTCCTCCTGGCTGCATGCACCAGTGACTTTG TGATCCGCGGGACCATCCACAGGGTCACACATGACATGGAGCTGCAGGAGTCTGTCATCACTGTGGTGGCCACCCATATCCTCCGCCAGACACTGCCACTGTTGGGGATGGGGGGGCCTGCAGGCCAGGGGCAGGCCTTCATTCGAACCCAGCTGCGCTGTGGTGTCCGCCCTGGCCCAGGCACCTTCCTCTTCATGGGCTGGAGCCGCTTTGGTGAAGCCTGGCTGGGCTGTGCCCCTCGCGTCCAAGAATTCACCCGAGCCTACACATCTGCCCAGGCTGCCCACCTCCACCCCTGTGAG GTACCCTATGTAGGCGCCAGTGCACGGCAGGTTGAGCATGTGTTGTCGTTGCTGCGTGGTCGCCCGGGAAAAATGGTGGATCTGGGCTCTGGAGACGGCAGAATT GTGTTGGCGGCCCACAGGTGCGGTCTCCGCCCGGCTGTGGGCTACGAACTGAACCCGTGGCTTGTGGGGCTTTCGAGGTTGCATGCCTGGAGGGCCGGTTGTGCTGGCAGTGTCCGCTACCTTCGTGAGGATCTCTGGAAG GTGAGCCTGAGGGACTGCCGAAACGTGTCCGTGTTCCTGGCCCCCAGCGTGGTAGGTCTGAG CTCCCCTTGCTGGAAGATAAACTGCTGGTGGAGCTGCCTGCTGGGGCTCGTGTTGTATCTGGACGCTTTCCCCTACCCACCTGGCAGCCTGTAG
- the Metrn gene encoding meteorin isoform X3, with the protein MPPPALFCALCCGLLAVSARAGYSEDRCSWRGSGLTQEPGSVGQLTLACVEGAIEWLYPAGALRLTLGAPDFGTRPGITCLRPARPFAGAQVFAEREGGSLELLLTEGPGLAGGRCVHWGPRERRALFLQATPHRDISRRVAAFRFELREDRSPELPPQVHGLGEDGACRPCSDEELLLAACTSDFVIRGTIHRVTHDMELQESVITVVATHILRQTLPLLGMGGPAGQGQAFIRTQLRCGVRPGPGTFLFMGWSRFGEAWLGCAPRVQEFTRAYTSAQAAHLHPCEVPYVGASARQVEHVLSLLRGRPGKMVDLGSGDGRIVLAAHRCGLRPAVGYELNPWLVGLSRLHAWRAGCAGSVRYLREDLWKVSLRDCRNVSVFLAPSVLPLLEDKLLVELPAGARVVSGRFPLPTWQPVAVIGEGLDRVWAYDVDIDVHHARPAATSCPILPTPGPGSALAPSLPNSQAD; encoded by the exons ATGCCGCCCCCGGCGCTGTTCTGTGCACTCTGCTGCGGCCTCCTGGCTGTGTCCGCGCGCGCCGGCTACTCAGAGGACCGCTGCAGCTGGAGGGGCAG CGGCCTGACGCAGGAGCCCGGCAGCGTGGGGCAGCTGACCTTGGCCTGTGTGGAGGGCGCCATCGAGTGGCTATACCCGGCTGGGGCGCTTCGCCTGACTCTGGGCGCTCCTGACTTTGGCACGAGGCCGGGCATCACCTGCTTGCGCCCAGCGCGGCCCTTCGCGGGCGCCCAGGTCTTCGCTGAACGGGAGGGCGGCTCCCTGGAGTTGCTGCTGACCGAGGGTCCAGGCCTGGCAGGGGGCCGCTGCGTGCACTGGGGTCCCCGCGAGCGCCGGGCCCTCTTCCTGCAGGCCACACCGCACCGCGACATCAGCCGCCGGGTGGCCGCCTTCCGCTTTGAGCTGCGTGAAGACCGAAGCCCAGAACTGCCTCCACAAGTCCACGGTCTTGGTGAGGATG GTGCCTGCAGGCCCTGCAGTGATGAGGAGCTCCTCCTGGCTGCATGCACCAGTGACTTTG TGATCCGCGGGACCATCCACAGGGTCACACATGACATGGAGCTGCAGGAGTCTGTCATCACTGTGGTGGCCACCCATATCCTCCGCCAGACACTGCCACTGTTGGGGATGGGGGGGCCTGCAGGCCAGGGGCAGGCCTTCATTCGAACCCAGCTGCGCTGTGGTGTCCGCCCTGGCCCAGGCACCTTCCTCTTCATGGGCTGGAGCCGCTTTGGTGAAGCCTGGCTGGGCTGTGCCCCTCGCGTCCAAGAATTCACCCGAGCCTACACATCTGCCCAGGCTGCCCACCTCCACCCCTGTGAG GTACCCTATGTAGGCGCCAGTGCACGGCAGGTTGAGCATGTGTTGTCGTTGCTGCGTGGTCGCCCGGGAAAAATGGTGGATCTGGGCTCTGGAGACGGCAGAATT GTGTTGGCGGCCCACAGGTGCGGTCTCCGCCCGGCTGTGGGCTACGAACTGAACCCGTGGCTTGTGGGGCTTTCGAGGTTGCATGCCTGGAGGGCCGGTTGTGCTGGCAGTGTCCGCTACCTTCGTGAGGATCTCTGGAAG GTGAGCCTGAGGGACTGCCGAAACGTGTCCGTGTTCCTGGCCCCCAGCGTG CTCCCCTTGCTGGAAGATAAACTGCTGGTGGAGCTGCCTGCTGGGGCTCGTGTTGTATCTGGACGCTTTCCCCTACCCACCTGGCAGCCTGTAGCTGTGATAGGTGAAGGCCTAGATCGGGTCTGGGCCTACGATGTTGACATAGACGTCCACCatgccagacctgctgccacatcCTGCCCCATCCTGCCCACCCCAGGACCTGGTTCTGCCTTGGCCCCTAGCCTCCCCAATTCTCAGGCTGActga